The Candidatus Bathyarchaeota archaeon genome includes a region encoding these proteins:
- a CDS encoding formylmethanofuran dehydrogenase subunit C — translation MITLYPKRLFKAPLDAQCITPDIFVEKSVSKIAELQIWEGNQKRTLDQLFKIEYNAKNQSEEMTIRILGDVRKARRIGAKMSTGKIIIDGDTGMHLGEEMQGGTIVVAGSAGSWTGCMMKKGIIQIKGDAGDYIGAAYRGSTRGMNGGKIIIQGNAGNEVGCFMRSGLIRIDGNVGQFVGVHMRNGTIIVQGNSEGRAGAQMSGGKIVVCGHTPSILPTFTVDSVKSKVKVNGEIVKGPFYKFVGDLAEDGNGKLFVSQIQNPHLKFYEKYLE, via the coding sequence ATGATTACGCTCTATCCGAAACGTTTATTCAAAGCTCCCCTAGACGCCCAATGCATCACACCTGACATTTTCGTTGAAAAATCAGTCAGTAAAATAGCTGAGCTACAAATTTGGGAAGGAAATCAAAAGAGAACTCTCGACCAACTTTTCAAAATAGAATATAATGCAAAGAACCAATCAGAAGAAATGACTATACGGATTTTGGGAGATGTCAGAAAGGCCCGAAGAATCGGCGCTAAAATGTCTACAGGTAAAATAATTATCGACGGCGACACAGGCATGCACCTCGGTGAAGAAATGCAAGGAGGCACCATAGTAGTGGCGGGTAGCGCAGGTTCATGGACCGGATGCATGATGAAAAAAGGTATCATTCAAATCAAAGGAGATGCAGGCGATTACATTGGGGCAGCCTATCGCGGAAGCACCCGCGGAATGAATGGAGGAAAAATCATTATACAGGGAAATGCTGGAAATGAAGTTGGATGTTTCATGAGAAGCGGGCTAATCAGAATAGATGGAAACGTTGGACAGTTTGTGGGCGTCCACATGAGAAACGGAACAATAATTGTTCAAGGAAACTCGGAAGGACGAGCTGGGGCTCAAATGAGTGGAGGAAAAATCGTTGTTTGCGGCCACACACCCTCAATTCTTCCTACGTTTACAGTTGATAGCGTTAAGTCCAAAGTCAAGGTAAACGGAGAAATTGTTAAAGGGCCGTTCTACAAGTTTGTTGGCGACTTAGCTGAAGATGGTAATGGAAAGTTGTTCGTTTCGCAAATTCAAAACCCGCACCTGAAATTTTACGAAAAATATCTAGAGTGA
- a CDS encoding toll/interleukin-1 receptor domain-containing protein — translation MQKKVIYSRRKDNYGVNRMPFTVFVSHSTKDMDIVNELAKWLELNGVVAHVAQLQTEAGKPLAETISEGLESSNCVLAILTKDGARSKWVNQEIGYAKRAGKMVVPIVEEGVRVKGFLESLEYIPFDRRNPYDAVTRAVEYLRTLAVRKEEEERARAIFGGLLFLFGLLALAAVASGE, via the coding sequence ATGCAAAAAAAAGTAATATATAGCAGACGTAAAGACAATTATGGGGTTAATAGAATGCCATTTACAGTTTTTGTAAGTCATAGCACTAAGGATATGGACATAGTCAATGAACTTGCAAAATGGTTGGAGTTAAATGGAGTTGTTGCTCATGTAGCTCAATTACAGACAGAAGCAGGAAAACCTTTGGCTGAAACGATTTCAGAGGGACTGGAGTCAAGCAATTGTGTTCTCGCGATTTTAACGAAAGATGGCGCAAGGTCAAAGTGGGTCAATCAAGAAATTGGATATGCAAAGCGAGCTGGAAAAATGGTTGTGCCAATAGTAGAAGAAGGGGTAAGGGTAAAAGGGTTCCTTGAAAGTTTGGAATATATCCCTTTCGACAGACGTAATCCGTATGACGCTGTGACTCGAGCTGTGGAATATCTCAGAACGCTTGCTGTCAGAAAGGAGGAAGAAGAAAGAGCAAGAGCTATCTTTGGAGGATTACTTTTTCTCTTTGGTCTTCTAGCCCTTGCAGCTGTAGCTTCTGGAGAGTGA
- a CDS encoding PhoU family transcriptional regulator, whose protein sequence is MASPERHFKKIVNKLVELKDTSELMMDLAYSSLLLNSHELAEEVQELEEHVDELHTEFELLVLSSGFKRKESKDFLGLIRLGVVTEKIADAAAEIAGVVLRGLEPHPVLKLVIEEAEETVTRVQVARESSLINKTLRDAQIPEETGMWVLSIRRGGKWIRPKPYVVIKAGDILIASGYAEGEEDLMKLASGEAVLPV, encoded by the coding sequence ATGGCATCACCTGAAAGACACTTCAAAAAAATTGTAAATAAACTCGTGGAGCTGAAAGACACCTCTGAACTCATGATGGACCTCGCATACTCCTCACTTCTTCTTAACAGCCATGAGCTGGCGGAAGAAGTGCAAGAACTCGAAGAACACGTGGATGAGTTGCACACAGAGTTTGAACTTTTAGTTTTGTCGAGTGGGTTCAAGCGAAAAGAATCCAAGGATTTCCTCGGTTTGATAAGGTTGGGAGTTGTTACGGAAAAGATAGCGGATGCTGCTGCGGAGATAGCCGGGGTTGTTTTGAGAGGGTTAGAGCCGCATCCTGTTTTGAAGCTTGTGATTGAGGAGGCTGAGGAAACGGTGACTCGTGTGCAAGTAGCTAGAGAATCTTCGTTAATAAACAAAACTCTGCGGGATGCTCAGATTCCAGAGGAGACGGGGATGTGGGTATTAAGTATTAGAAGAGGGGGGAAATGGATACGTCCTAAGCCTTATGTTGTGATAAAAGCTGGGGACATCTTAATCGCTTCGGGTTATGCTGAGGGAGAAGAAGACTTGATGAAACTGGCTTCAGGAGAGGCCGTTCTACCGGTATAG
- a CDS encoding molybdopterin dinucleotide-binding protein, with translation MPKLKVSLLTGRTVDQGVGKEHGKLSEEYQESVAICHMDPEDIKSLGIRENENVKIITNFGSVVLRLVKSPTAPHPKIVFIPYGPWASLVMNPETHGTGMPSLKGIPAEIEPALEERVSSMLDLLEEHYKRE, from the coding sequence ATGCCTAAACTAAAAGTTTCACTGCTAACCGGTCGAACAGTCGATCAAGGTGTGGGAAAGGAACACGGCAAGCTCTCTGAGGAGTACCAAGAGAGCGTGGCGATTTGTCACATGGACCCAGAAGACATAAAATCACTTGGAATAAGAGAAAACGAAAATGTCAAAATCATCACCAATTTCGGTTCTGTAGTCCTAAGATTGGTCAAGTCGCCGACAGCACCGCATCCCAAGATTGTTTTCATTCCCTATGGTCCTTGGGCAAGTCTTGTCATGAACCCAGAAACCCATGGAACTGGGATGCCGTCACTAAAGGGGATACCTGCCGAGATTGAGCCTGCTCTTGAAGAAAGAGTATCAAGCATGCTTGATCTGCTTGAAGAACATTACAAGAGGGAATAA
- a CDS encoding formylmethanofuran dehydrogenase subunit B, producing MPVVSQVTCPVCGSFCDDIEVIVKNNVITDVRNACAIGAAKFLDYANHRSVKPLVRKNGELVEASLDEAIRKSAEILIDATYPILYGWSSTSCEAIRVGLELAEEVGGVIDNTSTICHGPSILSIQDVGISSCTLGQLRHRADLIVYWGCNPWSSHPRHVERYTTFSNGRFQKSTWRAYVSRLGGILSKKRLRRAVNLVLRRDVFATPEISRELPYTMFKKKRKMVVVDVRKTHSADVADYFLQVEPNKDYELLQAFRMLIADEELDVDRVAGVPVETLDEIADVMIGCKLGVIFFGLGLTMTEGKLRNIDAAISLVRDLNRRTKFLIMPMRGHFNVAGANVVFTWQTGYPFAVDFSQGYPQYNPGETSVIDILCRDETDAALVVASDPVAHFPKKAAQNLVKNPLIVIDPQTTPTSLMADVVFPSTFVGIETEGTAYRMDHVPLPLKKIVEPPSNCLSDVEILQRILHEVRRLGSKRK from the coding sequence GTGCCCGTCGTTTCCCAAGTGACCTGTCCAGTCTGCGGTTCTTTTTGCGATGACATCGAAGTCATTGTAAAAAACAACGTTATAACGGATGTTAGAAACGCATGCGCTATTGGTGCAGCCAAGTTTTTAGACTATGCTAATCACAGAAGTGTGAAACCGCTTGTAAGAAAGAACGGCGAGTTAGTTGAAGCTTCTTTGGACGAAGCAATTAGAAAGAGTGCAGAGATCCTCATAGATGCTACTTACCCCATATTGTATGGCTGGAGTTCTACAAGTTGTGAAGCAATTCGCGTTGGACTGGAGCTGGCCGAGGAGGTTGGCGGGGTTATCGACAATACGTCTACCATTTGCCATGGCCCGTCTATTCTGAGCATCCAAGATGTTGGCATTTCGTCTTGCACTCTGGGGCAACTGCGGCATCGAGCGGACCTCATCGTTTATTGGGGATGCAACCCTTGGAGCTCTCATCCCCGCCACGTAGAAAGATACACAACATTTTCGAATGGTAGATTTCAAAAGAGTACATGGAGAGCATATGTCTCACGATTGGGCGGCATTCTGTCCAAAAAGAGACTTCGAAGAGCTGTCAATCTAGTCCTTAGACGCGACGTGTTCGCTACACCTGAGATCAGTCGCGAACTCCCCTACACTATGTTCAAGAAGAAAAGAAAGATGGTGGTCGTAGATGTCCGTAAGACCCATTCCGCTGATGTAGCTGACTATTTTCTTCAAGTTGAACCCAACAAAGACTACGAGCTTCTGCAAGCCTTTCGCATGCTTATTGCAGACGAAGAACTTGACGTTGACCGTGTTGCTGGTGTGCCTGTTGAAACGCTTGACGAAATTGCTGATGTTATGATAGGATGCAAATTGGGAGTTATCTTTTTCGGATTAGGGCTAACCATGACTGAAGGTAAGCTCCGAAACATTGATGCTGCAATTTCTCTAGTTCGCGATCTGAACCGGCGCACAAAGTTTCTGATCATGCCTATGCGAGGGCATTTCAATGTGGCTGGAGCAAACGTCGTGTTCACTTGGCAAACCGGATATCCCTTTGCCGTTGACTTCTCTCAGGGCTATCCACAGTACAACCCTGGCGAAACATCGGTGATTGATATATTGTGCCGAGATGAAACGGATGCTGCGCTTGTAGTCGCTTCAGATCCGGTCGCGCATTTCCCAAAAAAAGCAGCTCAAAACTTGGTGAAAAATCCTCTTATTGTGATTGACCCACAAACAACTCCTACTTCGTTAATGGCGGATGTGGTGTTTCCATCCACTTTCGTAGGGATCGAGACAGAGGGGACTGCCTACCGCATGGATCACGTTCCTTTACCACTAAAGAAGATTGTAGAACCGCCGAGCAACTGTCTTTCTGATGTTGAGATTCTGCAAAGAATCCTTCATGAAGTTCGCAGACTAGGGAGCAAACGAAAATGA
- a CDS encoding formylmethanofuran dehydrogenase subunit A: MTQLIVKNGFVYDPLNRIDGEKMDLAISDGKIVGKVDEKKAKVIDASGMIVMPGGVDIHTHIAGAEVNSGRLLRPEDHFRDVEAKTAITRSGVGYSVPSTFTTGYRYARMGYTTIMNPSMPPLEARHTHEELDDTPMVDKASYPLLGDWWFVLEYLRDGMIKECAAHVAWIMVATKGYAIKIVNPGGLEAWGFGQNVRNIDDPVPRFNITPKEIIRGLCKVNKLLHMPHTIHVHTNNLGKAGNYATALDTMKCVENLALEDKPVIHITHCQFSAYKGSNWRTLRSGAEEIAKYVNHHRHVTLDLGQVVFTDTTTMTADGPFQYGLYQLTSNKWVNHDVETETSSGIVPFRYRRKSYVHSIQWSIGLELGLLVEDPWKIYLTTDHPNAAPFTTYPRIISWLMSRNARDKTMKRINKRARHKSLLPSINREYSFYEIAIVTRAGQAKSLSLTQKGHLGIGADADIAIYNINPELVDPSRKHKAVRKAFENTAYTIKNGEIVVKDGKIVKSVRGKTFWVNPKLSSPIEVADDMKRRFREYWTVEYENYSIPESFLAASAPISVKTEV, from the coding sequence ATGACACAACTTATTGTTAAGAACGGGTTTGTTTACGATCCTCTAAATCGCATAGATGGAGAAAAAATGGACCTCGCAATCAGCGATGGAAAAATCGTTGGAAAAGTAGATGAGAAAAAAGCAAAGGTGATTGATGCTTCTGGAATGATTGTTATGCCTGGTGGAGTTGACATTCACACTCACATCGCTGGTGCGGAAGTCAATTCAGGTCGTCTTCTGCGACCTGAAGACCACTTTAGAGACGTAGAAGCAAAAACAGCTATTACTCGGTCTGGGGTGGGTTATTCTGTTCCATCAACATTCACAACTGGCTACCGTTATGCAAGAATGGGATATACAACGATCATGAATCCTTCGATGCCTCCACTTGAGGCTCGGCACACTCATGAGGAGCTCGATGACACACCCATGGTTGACAAGGCCAGCTATCCGTTACTGGGGGACTGGTGGTTCGTCTTAGAATACCTTCGAGACGGAATGATTAAGGAATGTGCGGCTCACGTAGCTTGGATAATGGTTGCCACGAAAGGTTATGCCATAAAGATCGTAAACCCGGGTGGGCTAGAAGCTTGGGGTTTTGGACAGAACGTCAGAAACATTGACGACCCTGTTCCACGCTTTAACATCACTCCGAAAGAGATTATTCGTGGCTTATGCAAGGTAAACAAGCTCCTTCATATGCCTCACACGATTCACGTGCACACCAACAATCTTGGAAAAGCTGGCAACTATGCCACAGCCTTGGACACGATGAAGTGCGTCGAAAATCTAGCCTTAGAGGATAAGCCAGTAATACATATTACTCACTGTCAGTTTAGCGCCTACAAAGGATCTAATTGGCGGACGCTAAGGTCAGGAGCTGAAGAAATCGCCAAATACGTTAATCACCACCGTCATGTAACGCTTGATCTTGGGCAGGTGGTTTTCACCGATACAACTACGATGACGGCTGACGGCCCATTCCAATATGGCCTCTACCAGCTGACCAGCAACAAGTGGGTTAACCACGATGTGGAAACCGAGACAAGCTCTGGAATCGTGCCTTTCAGGTACAGACGCAAAAGCTACGTCCACTCCATCCAATGGTCAATCGGACTTGAACTCGGTCTCTTAGTCGAAGACCCATGGAAAATCTACTTAACAACCGATCACCCAAACGCTGCCCCATTCACCACTTACCCTCGAATAATTTCGTGGTTAATGAGCCGAAATGCAAGAGATAAAACGATGAAAAGAATCAACAAACGAGCGAGACACAAAAGTCTGCTTCCAAGCATTAATCGAGAATATAGCTTTTATGAAATAGCCATAGTCACACGTGCTGGTCAAGCAAAGTCCTTAAGCCTAACACAGAAGGGGCATCTTGGAATCGGGGCAGACGCTGACATAGCTATATATAACATAAATCCTGAGCTAGTTGATCCTTCTAGAAAACACAAAGCGGTTCGCAAAGCTTTCGAAAACACTGCGTACACGATCAAAAACGGCGAAATCGTGGTGAAAGATGGAAAAATTGTAAAGTCGGTTCGTGGAAAAACGTTCTGGGTTAACCCGAAGCTTTCATCGCCGATAGAAGTTGCAGATGATATGAAACGAAGATTTCGAGAATACTGGACTGTTGAGTACGAAAATTATTCAATCCCTGAAAGCTTCTTAGCTGCTTCTGCTCCTATCTCGGTTAAGACTGAGGTTTAG
- a CDS encoding radical SAM protein translates to MRSKRGKLMKFSFINPGPNTQLSVRERKKMFGASPPLGIFYVATILQHEGIEVSILDQAAKGLTTESTVKWIKKEDPDILGFSVLSCSSQTAPKIAEKAKKENPNLTTVFGNMHATFNAERILEKYLQVDIIVRGEGEYTTLELVECLEKGKNLKDIQGINFRKNNRIITTPTRPPIKDVDSIPFPDRELSNVEYHAMAAGINAAPKKYASFVSSRGCVYRCRFCGVRRFANNIWRPRSVENTLKELQFLVSKGYEQIYFVDDNFMINKKRVIEICQRIRKEKMDIDFICLGRVDNCSYQMLRELVKAGCRIIHFGIESANQRILNYYNKQITPKQSKDAVKTAKKAGVDVVIGSLIVGAPDETRQEIQNTLKFTHQLDLDIPEINLLSAFPGTDIWDELKMKGVLDEDQFWETGVSVCEISPDAVPPDEIKRMIHEYIKRFFLRPRFWLAEIMQTLKSPYRLSLAINNLSRIDTIVESARDLI, encoded by the coding sequence ATGAGAAGTAAAAGAGGCAAACTAATGAAGTTCTCATTCATAAACCCAGGCCCAAACACACAACTCTCAGTAAGAGAAAGAAAGAAAATGTTCGGAGCAAGCCCACCACTAGGCATATTCTACGTAGCTACGATCCTACAACACGAAGGAATAGAAGTCTCCATACTAGACCAAGCAGCAAAAGGACTAACAACAGAATCAACAGTCAAATGGATAAAAAAAGAAGACCCAGACATACTCGGATTCTCAGTTTTAAGTTGCTCAAGCCAAACAGCACCAAAAATCGCGGAGAAGGCAAAAAAAGAAAACCCAAACCTAACCACAGTCTTCGGCAACATGCACGCAACCTTCAACGCAGAAAGAATACTCGAAAAATACCTCCAAGTAGACATAATCGTACGCGGCGAAGGAGAATACACGACCCTTGAACTCGTAGAATGCTTGGAGAAAGGGAAAAACCTGAAAGACATTCAAGGCATCAACTTTAGAAAAAACAACAGAATAATCACAACTCCAACGAGACCACCAATCAAAGACGTCGATTCAATACCCTTTCCAGACCGCGAGTTATCAAACGTAGAATATCACGCGATGGCTGCTGGAATAAACGCTGCCCCCAAAAAATATGCTAGCTTTGTTTCATCTCGAGGATGCGTATACAGATGTCGTTTCTGCGGAGTTCGAAGATTCGCCAACAACATTTGGAGACCTAGATCCGTTGAAAACACATTAAAAGAGCTACAGTTTTTGGTAAGCAAAGGCTATGAACAAATCTACTTTGTAGACGACAATTTCATGATTAACAAGAAAAGAGTCATAGAAATCTGTCAAAGAATTAGAAAAGAGAAAATGGACATAGACTTCATCTGCTTGGGCCGAGTCGACAACTGTTCCTATCAGATGTTGCGAGAACTCGTGAAAGCAGGTTGCAGAATAATCCATTTCGGAATAGAGAGTGCAAATCAAAGAATTCTGAACTATTACAACAAACAGATAACTCCAAAACAATCCAAAGACGCCGTCAAAACCGCAAAAAAAGCAGGAGTAGACGTCGTAATTGGCTCACTTATAGTCGGCGCCCCAGATGAAACTCGGCAAGAAATACAAAACACCCTTAAGTTTACCCATCAGTTAGACCTCGACATTCCAGAAATCAACCTTCTCTCAGCTTTTCCTGGAACAGACATTTGGGATGAGCTCAAAATGAAGGGCGTCTTAGATGAAGATCAATTTTGGGAGACCGGAGTTTCGGTGTGTGAAATATCTCCTGACGCAGTGCCACCTGACGAAATCAAACGTATGATTCACGAGTACATCAAACGTTTCTTCCTTCGACCTCGTTTCTGGTTGGCAGAGATAATGCAGACCTTGAAAAGCCCTTATCGACTTAGCCTCGCGATTAACAATCTTAGCCGAATTGACACCATTGTCGAAAGCGCGCGCGATCTCATTTAG
- a CDS encoding potassium channel protein, which yields MVHLEKIEYKPIPVRDLLVEMKDISELMIDLAYSAALFHSRELAEDVLELEEHVDTLAYILGMNAMLAARDAEDAEALVGVSVVAAAANKISDAAADIAAIVLQEIGIHPIVREAFQKVEERLARAQVKPDSILIGQKLGELELAAKIGVDIIAIRRGKKWIINPKEDEKVHKEDVLVARGAPLGIEEFKGLADGTVQKLED from the coding sequence ATGGTGCACCTAGAAAAAATTGAGTACAAACCCATACCAGTTCGAGACTTACTCGTTGAAATGAAAGACATATCCGAATTAATGATCGATTTGGCTTATTCTGCAGCTCTTTTTCATAGTCGTGAACTCGCTGAGGATGTCTTAGAACTGGAGGAACACGTTGACACACTCGCTTACATTTTAGGTATGAACGCCATGTTGGCTGCTAGAGACGCAGAAGACGCCGAGGCTCTTGTCGGAGTTTCCGTGGTGGCTGCCGCCGCTAACAAGATTTCTGACGCTGCTGCTGACATAGCCGCAATAGTGTTACAGGAAATCGGTATTCATCCCATTGTTCGCGAGGCTTTCCAAAAAGTTGAGGAACGACTAGCCCGCGCCCAAGTTAAGCCCGATTCGATTCTGATTGGGCAAAAATTGGGAGAATTAGAGTTGGCCGCAAAGATTGGGGTCGACATCATCGCGATTCGTCGAGGAAAGAAGTGGATCATAAACCCAAAAGAGGATGAAAAAGTTCACAAGGAGGATGTTCTTGTTGCTCGAGGAGCTCCGTTGGGCATTGAGGAATTTAAAGGACTTGCTGATGGAACGGTTCAGAAATTAGAGGATTAA
- a CDS encoding radical SAM protein, which produces MKKYAQVLLYLFWLELKRIIFGVKYSVEVDVTDNCNLRCKHCYHFHGKDDFKTQELSIHVWEKRFNELYKSGIRNILLVGGEPALRIDVLMLADRIFPFVYVITNGTIKIPEEFNHRLYVSIDGSRKTNDSLRGKGVFSRVMKNYSGDKRVVINMTITRDNYKELEDVVKIAKESGFKGVVCNICAGGTDVSVPMVVRKKERKTIIKELKRVKASYPKDFLLSKAMIKWYEYPDHRGLCHWGDEVLHFDVSWNRRRCFGNNADCSNCGCLAGAFQSPLRMLRHLREIMKIAVCS; this is translated from the coding sequence ATGAAAAAATATGCACAGGTATTGTTGTATCTTTTTTGGCTTGAACTAAAGAGAATTATATTTGGAGTAAAGTATTCTGTAGAAGTTGATGTGACGGACAACTGTAATCTTAGATGTAAACATTGCTATCATTTTCACGGTAAAGACGATTTTAAAACACAAGAACTATCCATACATGTTTGGGAAAAAAGGTTCAATGAACTCTACAAGTCAGGAATAAGGAACATTCTTTTGGTTGGAGGTGAGCCTGCGCTCAGGATTGATGTTCTTATGCTCGCTGACAGGATATTTCCTTTTGTTTACGTTATTACAAACGGAACAATAAAGATACCAGAAGAATTCAATCATAGATTATATGTTTCAATAGATGGGTCTAGAAAAACAAACGATTCACTCAGAGGGAAGGGTGTTTTTTCAAGAGTAATGAAAAACTATTCAGGGGACAAACGTGTTGTTATCAATATGACAATCACGAGAGATAATTACAAAGAGCTTGAGGATGTTGTAAAAATTGCAAAAGAGAGTGGTTTCAAGGGTGTTGTGTGTAATATATGCGCAGGTGGAACCGATGTTAGTGTTCCCATGGTTGTAAGAAAAAAAGAGAGAAAAACTATAATAAAAGAACTGAAACGAGTGAAGGCATCATACCCAAAAGATTTTCTTTTGAGCAAAGCGATGATAAAATGGTATGAATACCCAGATCATAGGGGGTTATGCCACTGGGGCGATGAAGTATTACATTTTGATGTTTCATGGAACAGAAGAAGGTGTTTTGGAAACAATGCGGACTGTTCCAATTGCGGGTGTCTGGCCGGGGCCTTTCAGAGTCCTCTAAGAATGCTAAGGCATCTAAGAGAGATTATGAAAATAGCTGTATGTTCATAA
- a CDS encoding methenyltetrahydromethanopterin cyclohydrolase yields MSAPQLSVNHTAWPLVKNLCDDAEKYGVAVKETKSGTTLIDAGIKARGGFLAGQIITEICLGGYGHAEIFYKQYKDLEIPSIFVYTDHPAVATLGSQFGGWHINMGNYVAIGSGPARALALKPREIYEKINYRDKADVTVLVLETNMEPPENVITYISSQCGVTSDRLFLILVPTTTISGSTQISGRIVETGIHKLTKLGLDPKLIIHAWGYAPIAPVHPKFAEAMGRTNDAILYAGVACYTIRYDDDEKLRELVNKASSSASKSYGKPFFEIFKEVDYDFRRIDPDLFAPAVLIVNNAATGNTFRAGSVNLEVFRQSIGL; encoded by the coding sequence ATGTCTGCACCTCAACTAAGTGTAAATCACACCGCATGGCCACTCGTAAAGAACCTTTGCGACGACGCTGAAAAGTATGGAGTTGCAGTTAAAGAAACAAAATCAGGTACAACTTTAATTGACGCCGGAATCAAAGCAAGAGGAGGATTCCTCGCTGGCCAAATTATAACGGAGATATGTCTCGGCGGCTATGGCCACGCAGAGATTTTCTATAAACAGTATAAGGATCTTGAAATTCCTTCCATATTCGTATACACAGACCACCCAGCGGTAGCGACGTTGGGATCTCAATTTGGCGGATGGCACATCAACATGGGTAACTACGTTGCTATAGGTTCTGGTCCCGCTCGTGCGTTGGCTTTGAAGCCTAGAGAAATTTATGAAAAAATAAACTACAGGGACAAAGCTGATGTGACAGTGCTTGTGCTTGAAACAAATATGGAACCGCCTGAAAATGTAATAACCTATATTTCTAGCCAATGCGGCGTCACTTCTGACCGTTTATTCTTGATTTTGGTTCCAACAACAACCATAAGTGGATCTACACAAATCTCTGGAAGAATCGTAGAAACAGGGATACATAAGTTAACCAAACTGGGACTTGACCCAAAACTAATAATACACGCGTGGGGATACGCACCCATTGCACCAGTACACCCTAAATTTGCTGAAGCTATGGGAAGAACGAATGACGCAATCTTGTATGCAGGTGTGGCTTGTTATACCATACGCTATGACGATGATGAAAAGCTGAGAGAATTGGTGAATAAAGCATCATCTTCAGCCTCTAAAAGCTATGGGAAACCGTTCTTTGAAATCTTCAAGGAAGTTGACTATGACTTTCGTCGAATCGATCCCGACCTATTCGCTCCAGCAGTCTTGATAGTCAACAACGCTGCAACGGGCAACACCTTTAGAGCTGGAAGCGTCAACTTAGAAGTGTTTAGACAGTCAATAGGGTTGTAA
- a CDS encoding fumarate hydratase — protein MVENVAIKLLQLAVTELPQDVKEAIQNAYRREESEAGKTQLKAILNNIELAEKTRTPMCQDTGVIIFYLKAGAQVKGLGKIEEVLRNATKRATKEVPLRPNAVNPFTQKNTGDNTGRFIPFIHWEIVPGNDIEITVFPKGGGCENVCALGMLRPGEGVKGLKKFVVDTIIKAGAKPCPPNIIGVAVGGGADIAMKLAKETLLRPLNQFNPDPELAKLEKELYEAANSTGIGPMGLGGKFTVLGVHIEYAERHPASYPAAVAVQCWAARRASARIHSDGTVEYLTHKRPK, from the coding sequence ATCGTCGAAAACGTTGCAATTAAACTTTTACAACTAGCAGTAACAGAACTGCCACAAGACGTAAAAGAAGCCATTCAAAACGCGTATCGCCGAGAAGAAAGTGAAGCAGGTAAAACCCAGCTGAAAGCCATACTAAACAACATCGAATTGGCTGAAAAAACGCGCACACCCATGTGTCAAGATACTGGAGTAATCATTTTCTACCTAAAAGCCGGCGCTCAAGTGAAAGGCTTAGGCAAAATCGAAGAAGTCCTCCGCAACGCCACGAAAAGAGCCACAAAAGAAGTGCCTCTACGCCCAAACGCTGTTAACCCATTCACTCAAAAGAATACAGGAGACAACACAGGAAGATTCATCCCATTCATCCACTGGGAAATCGTGCCTGGAAACGACATTGAAATCACAGTTTTTCCAAAGGGAGGAGGGTGCGAAAATGTCTGCGCGTTAGGCATGCTGAGACCTGGCGAGGGCGTAAAGGGTTTAAAAAAGTTTGTTGTAGACACGATAATAAAGGCTGGTGCAAAGCCATGCCCCCCAAACATTATAGGCGTTGCAGTAGGAGGCGGCGCTGATATCGCAATGAAATTGGCAAAGGAGACTTTGTTGAGACCACTGAATCAGTTTAACCCTGACCCTGAACTCGCAAAGCTTGAAAAAGAACTGTACGAAGCAGCAAACTCCACAGGGATTGGACCAATGGGACTTGGCGGCAAATTCACGGTGCTGGGTGTACACATTGAATATGCTGAGAGACATCCCGCGTCTTATCCTGCAGCGGTCGCTGTTCAATGCTGGGCTGCAAGGAGGGCTTCAGCACGCATTCATTCAGATGGAACAGTTGAATACTTAACTCATAAGCGGCCTAAATGA